In Spirochaetota bacterium, the genomic stretch ATTATCGATGGAAATAATTCCGAGGGCTATTTCGAGCCCGAGATAAGGCTCCAGCGGAACTGATCGATGGGGGTTCCGCCGGCGGAGGAGATATCATTTTCGAATAACAAGGGCCAGGTCCTCCCGGGACGGATATATCTGCCCCCGACGCCTTCCACGAGCGCGCTCATTTTTTCACACGGGTTTTATTCCTCGAAGGACGCGACGAAGATCGTGTCCATGGCCCCTTCGTTCGCCGCCGCCGGCTTCAACGTTCTCGCCTTCGATTTTTCCTTCATTTGCACGCCGGGGATATTCCCCGATTTTTCGATTTTACAGGAGGTCGAGGACCTGCGCGCGGCCGCCGGCTTCATGCGGGATCGGGGCATCGAGGAACTGCACCTCATGGGATCGAGCATGGGCGGCGTCGTTGCGCTGCTCTGCGCGTCCGAAACCGGCGCGGGGATCAGGAGCCTGGTCTGCATCGCCACGCCCGTGAGGCTCGGGGAGCTT encodes the following:
- a CDS encoding alpha/beta fold hydrolase, with the protein product MGVPPAEEISFSNNKGQVLPGRIYLPPTPSTSALIFSHGFYSSKDATKIVSMAPSFAAAGFNVLAFDFSFICTPGIFPDFSILQEVEDLRAAAGFMRDRGIEELHLMGSSMGGVVALLCASETGAGIRSLVCIATPVRLGELLQKDTGLAIRDLPAEGMTAIDGVPIKNSFFREAAGIDVQAKAGRINAPTLVIHGTDDAVVDFGDAALLMRALAGEKKLIEIKGGDHNLTRADHLERLRAESLEWLRLHSGR